From Zhongshania aliphaticivorans, one genomic window encodes:
- the nirD gene encoding nitrite reductase small subunit NirD, whose translation MSWTTVCRLDDILPNAGVAALIDETQVAIFRVEDKVYALANKDPFSKANVLSRGIVGSVKGTLVVASPVYKQHFSLEAGNCLEDETVSIPCYQVRTEGELVQVQVNC comes from the coding sequence ATGTCTTGGACCACCGTTTGCCGCCTTGACGACATACTCCCCAATGCCGGCGTCGCCGCGCTAATAGATGAAACGCAAGTTGCTATTTTTCGGGTAGAAGACAAAGTCTACGCTCTGGCCAACAAAGACCCCTTTAGCAAGGCTAATGTCCTGTCGCGGGGCATTGTTGGCAGTGTAAAGGGGACACTGGTCGTGGCGTCGCCCGTTTACAAGCAGCATTTCAGCCTTGAGGCTGGCAACTGCTTAGAAGATGAAACCGTATCCATTCCATGCTACCAAGTTCGCACCGAGGGTGAATTGGTGCAAGTTCAAGTTAATTGCTAA
- the ppa gene encoding inorganic diphosphatase produces MSYTQIPAGKDLPNDIFVAIEIPANSSPIKYEIDKDYDALMVDRFMATPMFYPANYGYIPNTLSEDGDALDVLVVTPYPVVPGSVIRARPIGILNMSDEAGKDAKLLAVPHDKLSVLYKDVKEPSDLPPLLIQQIEHFFENYKDLEKGKWVKIDGWAGSEEARAEVMKAAAAYKG; encoded by the coding sequence ATGAGCTACACGCAAATTCCGGCCGGTAAAGACCTGCCTAACGACATCTTCGTTGCCATTGAAATTCCTGCCAATAGCAGCCCCATCAAATACGAAATCGACAAAGACTACGATGCGCTGATGGTAGACCGCTTTATGGCCACGCCGATGTTCTACCCAGCGAACTATGGCTACATCCCCAACACCCTGTCAGAAGACGGCGACGCGCTGGATGTATTGGTTGTGACCCCATACCCAGTGGTACCCGGCTCAGTGATTCGCGCTCGTCCTATCGGCATCCTCAATATGAGCGACGAAGCGGGTAAAGACGCCAAACTATTAGCCGTACCCCACGACAAACTCTCGGTTCTCTACAAAGATGTTAAAGAGCCTTCAGATCTTCCCCCGTTGCTAATCCAGCAAATTGAGCATTTCTTTGAAAACTACAAAGATCTTGAGAAGGGCAAGTGGGTAAAAATTGACGGATGGGCGGGCAGTGAAGAAGCACGCGCTGAAGTAATGAAAGCAGCTGCAGCCTACAAAGGCTAA
- the cysE gene encoding serine O-acetyltransferase, whose translation MNAAVNDLWLAMTNEARDYGRNEPVLASFYHASILNHANFADALSFHIASKVGCDSVPAMLIRDVFSEAFVNDPSIVNSAAMDIRAHYDRDPACDHYGMPFLYFKGFQAIQAYRIAHWLWTQNRESLALFLQNRIASVFDVDIHPAAVIGCGVMVDHATGLVIGETAVVGNNVSMLHSVTLGGCGSGPGPRHPHIRDGVLISAGAKVLGNIVVGEGAKIAAGSVVLNSVAPHATVAGVPAKQVGVLSVDLPALNMDQYINDDA comes from the coding sequence ATGAATGCAGCAGTAAATGATTTGTGGCTTGCCATGACCAATGAAGCGCGGGACTACGGTCGCAACGAACCGGTGCTGGCGAGCTTTTATCACGCCAGTATTTTAAATCACGCGAATTTTGCCGATGCCCTCAGTTTTCATATTGCATCTAAAGTGGGTTGCGATTCTGTTCCGGCAATGCTGATTCGCGATGTGTTCAGTGAAGCTTTTGTCAATGATCCTAGCATTGTAAACTCAGCAGCGATGGATATCCGCGCCCACTATGATCGCGACCCCGCCTGCGATCACTACGGCATGCCATTTTTATATTTCAAAGGTTTTCAGGCAATTCAGGCGTATCGAATTGCACACTGGTTGTGGACGCAGAATCGCGAGTCACTGGCATTGTTTTTGCAAAATCGAATCGCCAGTGTCTTTGATGTCGATATTCATCCAGCCGCAGTAATAGGCTGTGGGGTGATGGTTGATCATGCTACCGGCTTGGTCATTGGTGAAACCGCCGTGGTTGGTAACAATGTTTCTATGTTGCATTCGGTGACCTTGGGTGGCTGTGGCAGTGGCCCTGGACCCCGTCATCCACATATTCGCGATGGCGTTTTAATTAGTGCTGGTGCTAAAGTTTTAGGAAATATTGTTGTTGGTGAAGGCGCTAAAATTGCGGCGGGTAGCGTGGTGTTAAATAGTGTGGCGCCGCATGCTACAGTAGCCGGTGTGCCAGCAAAGCAGGTAGGGGTATTATCTGTTGATTTACCTGCATTGAACATGGACCAATATATTAACGATGACGCCTAG
- a CDS encoding M15 family metallopeptidase — MMDLTVSADLALGRDDSANELFNGVPVHRAIIAPLTALCADAKNAGFDLRLVSGYRSFERQLAIWNAKAEGRRPVLDSAGQVLDIHTLSESELINAIMRWSALPGASRHHWGSDIDVYDAAAVPADYSVQLTPAEVADGGVFGPMHKWLDRQFANGHGHGFFRPYDVDRGGIAPERWHLSYAPLAAKCDELVSAKLLSEVLNSVPTLHLRESVLAELNKLYSRYVVVPKACYPVNYVALK, encoded by the coding sequence ATGATGGATCTAACCGTAAGTGCCGATTTGGCTTTAGGGCGTGATGATTCGGCCAATGAGCTATTTAATGGCGTTCCTGTGCATCGGGCTATTATCGCACCGTTAACGGCCTTGTGTGCTGACGCCAAAAATGCGGGGTTTGATTTGCGCTTGGTGAGCGGTTACCGCAGTTTTGAGCGTCAGTTGGCCATATGGAATGCTAAAGCCGAGGGGCGGCGCCCAGTATTAGACAGTGCGGGCCAAGTACTCGATATCCATACGCTAAGTGAGTCAGAGTTGATCAATGCCATTATGCGTTGGTCAGCTTTGCCAGGTGCGTCGCGACATCACTGGGGGAGCGATATCGATGTTTACGATGCGGCGGCGGTTCCTGCCGATTATTCTGTGCAATTAACCCCCGCTGAGGTTGCTGATGGCGGTGTTTTTGGGCCGATGCACAAGTGGTTAGATCGGCAGTTTGCCAATGGTCACGGTCATGGTTTTTTCCGGCCCTATGATGTTGATCGAGGCGGTATTGCGCCGGAGCGTTGGCATTTAAGTTACGCGCCTTTAGCCGCAAAGTGCGATGAACTGGTAAGCGCCAAGCTCCTAAGTGAAGTGTTAAATAGTGTGCCAACTTTACACTTGCGAGAAAGTGTTTTGGCGGAGTTAAATAAGCTTTATTCACGTTATGTGGTGGTGCCAAAGGCCTGCTATCCCGTGAATTATGTTGCGCTTAAATAA
- a CDS encoding patatin-like phospholipase family protein — MNESTGHEKKIALALGSGSARGMAHIGVIQRLEELGIRPDILCGTSVGSIIAACYLTGKLDHFEHWIQSLSTTQVLHYMSVSLGATGGVAHATRLIDFFAREYGNPNIEDLDQPFAAVATDLVRGREVWLQRGPLWDAVRASMAIPGILTPVPFRNSWLVDGGLVNPVPVSVCRALGADIIIGVDLNSDLVGRQKVISNAKAASAEEIAEEEESEEELPVFEDSEGDEVDGQDPFLGAAFSRFAASVKEAASNFRGSEEDKKPEPPGTIAVMMSAINIMQDRITRSRLAGEPADIMLWPRLGHIGLMEFSSAAEAIQEGRDAVDRMLPAIRHAFKSEGDDRLIEPKL, encoded by the coding sequence GTGAACGAGTCCACTGGACATGAAAAGAAAATTGCCCTTGCCCTCGGCAGCGGTTCAGCCCGCGGGATGGCTCATATCGGCGTTATTCAGCGCCTCGAAGAGCTAGGCATTCGCCCAGACATCCTCTGTGGCACTTCTGTTGGCTCAATTATCGCCGCCTGCTACCTCACCGGAAAACTCGATCATTTTGAACACTGGATCCAATCCTTAAGTACAACCCAAGTACTCCACTATATGAGTGTTAGTCTCGGCGCCACCGGAGGCGTAGCCCATGCAACCCGGCTGATCGACTTTTTTGCCCGCGAGTACGGCAACCCGAATATCGAAGATTTAGACCAACCCTTTGCCGCCGTCGCCACCGACCTAGTGCGCGGCCGCGAGGTTTGGCTACAGCGCGGCCCGCTTTGGGACGCGGTACGCGCCTCTATGGCGATTCCCGGCATACTAACCCCGGTACCCTTCCGCAATTCTTGGCTCGTTGACGGCGGCCTTGTAAACCCTGTGCCGGTATCCGTGTGTCGCGCCTTAGGCGCCGACATCATTATCGGCGTCGACCTCAATAGCGACCTCGTTGGCCGTCAGAAGGTCATCAGCAATGCGAAAGCGGCCAGCGCGGAAGAAATCGCGGAAGAGGAGGAGTCGGAGGAGGAGCTGCCCGTTTTCGAGGACAGCGAAGGTGACGAGGTAGATGGTCAAGACCCCTTTCTTGGGGCCGCATTTAGCCGCTTTGCCGCCTCGGTGAAAGAAGCGGCCAGTAATTTCCGCGGCAGTGAGGAAGACAAAAAGCCAGAACCGCCCGGCACCATTGCGGTAATGATGAGCGCCATCAATATTATGCAAGATCGCATCACTCGTAGCCGACTCGCTGGCGAACCTGCCGATATCATGCTGTGGCCGCGCCTTGGGCATATCGGTTTAATGGAATTCAGCAGCGCCGCCGAAGCCATTCAGGAGGGCCGCGATGCCGTCGACCGTATGCTACCGGCCATTCGCCACGCCTTTAAAAGCGAAGGCGACGACCGCCTGATTGAGCCCAAGCTCTAA
- a CDS encoding Rieske (2Fe-2S) protein, giving the protein MRALCHLNDIPDPGSKGFKSAEQSLFAVRLHGQVYVYRNSCPHLGIELNWQEDQFLDYDDSLIQCATHGALFIIENGECVAGPCIGKSLEAVDFRIDQGMISICEPD; this is encoded by the coding sequence ATGCGCGCACTTTGCCACCTCAACGACATCCCCGACCCCGGTTCCAAGGGCTTTAAATCCGCAGAGCAAAGCCTATTTGCCGTTCGCCTGCACGGGCAGGTTTACGTCTACCGGAACAGCTGCCCGCACCTTGGCATTGAATTAAATTGGCAGGAGGATCAATTTTTAGATTACGACGACTCACTAATCCAATGCGCGACCCACGGCGCTTTATTCATTATTGAAAATGGCGAGTGCGTCGCTGGGCCGTGTATAGGCAAAAGCCTAGAAGCCGTCGACTTTCGCATTGACCAGGGCATGATAAGCATCTGCGAACCCGATTAA
- the sfsA gene encoding DNA/RNA nuclease SfsA: MQWHGELQGGYLLRRYKRFLADVVLDSGEEITVHCPNTGAMTGCAEPGSRVWLSRSANLKRKYSMTWELLETEAGATVCIHSALANGLVHEGLLARRVADLAGYARWQRERKLASGSRIDFYAPPIQGLPECYVEVKSVTLDCGEGLGAFPDAVSKRASKHIEELAELRQQGARVVLLFAVLHEGIQRVTAASHIDPVYASTLGEAVDAGLEVLAYKANISLEQMVLGASLPVCL; the protein is encoded by the coding sequence GTGCAATGGCATGGGGAGTTACAGGGCGGCTATTTACTGCGGCGCTATAAGCGCTTTTTAGCTGACGTGGTCTTAGACAGCGGCGAAGAAATCACGGTGCACTGCCCAAATACCGGGGCCATGACTGGCTGCGCCGAGCCGGGCAGCCGAGTGTGGCTGTCGCGGAGTGCCAATCTAAAACGCAAATACAGTATGACTTGGGAGTTGCTTGAAACCGAAGCTGGGGCGACGGTATGTATTCATTCTGCGCTTGCTAATGGTCTGGTTCATGAGGGGCTGCTAGCTAGGCGCGTCGCTGACTTGGCTGGATACGCTCGGTGGCAGCGGGAGAGGAAGTTGGCTTCGGGCAGCCGCATTGACTTCTATGCGCCGCCTATCCAAGGCCTGCCTGAATGTTATGTTGAGGTGAAGTCGGTGACCTTGGACTGTGGCGAGGGCCTTGGCGCCTTTCCCGATGCAGTGAGCAAACGGGCGAGTAAGCATATCGAGGAATTAGCGGAGCTGCGGCAACAAGGAGCGCGGGTGGTGCTGCTGTTTGCTGTATTGCATGAGGGAATTCAGCGGGTGACGGCGGCAAGTCATATTGACCCTGTCTACGCGAGTACCTTAGGCGAGGCCGTTGACGCCGGTTTGGAGGTTTTGGCGTATAAGGCAAACATCAGTCTTGAACAGATGGTATTAGGGGCATCGCTACCGGTGTGTCTTTAA
- a CDS encoding AsmA family protein, with protein sequence MMKKTLIAFGLLTLIILITVATVLIQPQLLRGIISSGAQRFAGLEVEISDIRSRLNPLRLEVDGLAIRNPHWPRPALLSLANISISLNENPFGKEPFWTLNADSLNIRLEQNEAGEFNWISPELLANSNTTSPEPDVSTGMPTLPGDFNFNHISLKDINLVWRDKAGVERSVHLPKVSGERVEAGNGDFYIGLDYQKQHFELKTDITLFDPKSGVLVYALALKHQDLDFSSEGKLVLTPNLAGSAIKLKLNLRSVENLAALANTDAPVIPKIRLASTLTINPNYEFTDIVLKLNDDEIRGALTVDAGSSAVRGKLSAKSINVDKLLPAPEVSSVPATNAAEPSEEVAIDWAWLDTTQLALKLNIGKLTASGWQLQDISSDITIKENIKVILAAASITELINGREIAQFKADVDLKPLAKITDAADLAMSLKLSMAGLETSADGKLNVNGIAGTELQLQADAPQSATLWKLAQLPYQEAGAISVNANIQTQADRYSAKGSASMGEQNTELDLQFTPAAKEQLAELSGSINLKRIDLAFLSAPSTTTSPAAAPPPKKGSKLISKDPFDLSALQAMNANVSIALEDIDTGYALIRKANLKPSLQAGVLHLKNTTINFAGGDAKLRLKLDSSENQARMDLKLSIDADDYGKLGLTKAAGINGGNGGIRLNINSQGASPHLLAANMNGKLDVKITDLVAEGNALNLIGSDVLSETIDKLNPFSEKKTSTEIECIAVHFDGKRGKFISDDGIALETAQTKIIGTGNVDLGKEQLLFGVSPIARTGVGINVGAAAGLVRLGGTFSKPKIVADPSGMFTSGLSTGAAIYTGGLSLLAQGLLKRAIYAGSACDGAIDEIPTVEELPEELLKPRLPEAMPDPGSTAVAPTTSAAPQN encoded by the coding sequence ATGATGAAAAAAACGCTAATCGCCTTCGGCCTCCTGACTCTCATTATCCTCATCACCGTTGCCACCGTCTTAATTCAACCCCAACTACTGCGCGGCATCATCAGCAGTGGCGCGCAGCGTTTTGCCGGTTTAGAGGTTGAGATCAGCGATATACGTTCGCGGCTAAACCCTCTGCGCCTCGAAGTAGACGGTTTGGCGATTCGCAACCCCCACTGGCCACGGCCCGCGCTATTAAGTTTGGCGAACATCAGTATTAGCCTCAACGAAAACCCCTTTGGCAAGGAGCCATTTTGGACTCTTAACGCTGATTCACTGAATATTCGGCTAGAGCAAAATGAGGCGGGAGAATTCAATTGGATCAGCCCAGAACTACTCGCCAATAGCAACACCACCAGCCCAGAACCCGACGTCAGTACTGGGATGCCGACGCTACCCGGCGACTTCAACTTTAATCACATCAGCCTAAAGGACATCAACTTAGTATGGCGGGATAAAGCCGGTGTCGAGCGCAGCGTCCATCTTCCCAAGGTCAGCGGCGAACGCGTAGAAGCGGGCAACGGCGATTTTTATATTGGCCTGGATTACCAAAAACAGCACTTTGAACTTAAGACCGACATCACTTTATTCGACCCCAAGAGCGGTGTACTCGTTTACGCATTAGCACTCAAACACCAAGACCTCGATTTCAGCAGCGAAGGGAAATTGGTGCTCACACCCAATTTGGCTGGCAGCGCGATCAAGCTCAAACTCAATTTACGCAGTGTCGAAAATTTAGCCGCGCTCGCCAACACCGACGCGCCAGTGATACCTAAAATACGTCTGGCGAGTACCCTCACCATAAACCCAAACTACGAGTTCACCGACATTGTATTAAAACTCAATGACGACGAAATTCGCGGCGCGCTTACTGTTGATGCAGGCAGTTCGGCAGTGCGCGGCAAATTAAGCGCCAAATCCATTAATGTCGACAAGCTACTGCCAGCGCCCGAAGTAAGTTCAGTACCTGCCACAAACGCCGCCGAGCCAAGCGAAGAAGTAGCCATCGACTGGGCATGGCTAGACACCACCCAACTTGCCCTCAAACTCAATATTGGCAAGCTCACCGCGTCGGGCTGGCAACTGCAAGACATCAGCAGCGATATCACCATAAAAGAGAACATCAAGGTCATACTCGCCGCTGCAAGTATCACCGAGTTAATCAATGGTCGTGAAATTGCCCAATTTAAGGCCGATGTCGATTTAAAGCCGCTCGCTAAAATCACCGACGCCGCAGACCTCGCCATGAGTTTAAAGCTGAGCATGGCCGGACTTGAGACCAGCGCTGATGGCAAGCTCAACGTCAACGGCATAGCGGGCACCGAACTGCAACTGCAGGCCGACGCCCCGCAGAGCGCAACGCTCTGGAAACTCGCCCAACTGCCCTACCAAGAAGCGGGTGCGATAAGCGTAAATGCCAATATTCAAACCCAAGCAGATCGCTACTCCGCCAAAGGCAGCGCCAGCATGGGCGAGCAAAACACCGAACTCGATTTGCAGTTTACCCCCGCCGCCAAAGAACAGCTCGCTGAGCTCAGTGGCAGTATAAATTTGAAACGCATTGATCTCGCCTTTCTCAGTGCGCCAAGCACAACGACCAGCCCGGCTGCTGCCCCGCCCCCAAAAAAGGGCAGCAAGCTCATTAGCAAAGACCCCTTCGACTTGAGCGCACTGCAAGCAATGAATGCCAATGTAAGTATTGCGCTGGAAGACATCGACACTGGCTACGCGCTTATTCGCAAAGCCAATCTCAAACCCAGTCTGCAAGCTGGCGTTCTGCATTTAAAAAACACCACCATTAATTTCGCCGGTGGCGACGCCAAATTGCGGCTAAAACTCGACAGCTCCGAAAACCAAGCTCGTATGGACTTAAAACTCAGTATTGACGCTGACGACTACGGCAAACTTGGGCTGACCAAAGCCGCAGGCATCAATGGCGGTAACGGCGGCATTCGTTTAAACATTAATAGCCAGGGCGCCAGTCCCCATCTGTTAGCCGCCAATATGAACGGTAAATTAGACGTAAAAATCACCGATCTAGTCGCCGAAGGTAATGCCCTGAATTTGATCGGCTCCGACGTACTCAGTGAAACTATTGATAAGCTCAATCCGTTTTCGGAGAAAAAAACCAGTACAGAAATTGAGTGCATCGCCGTTCACTTTGACGGCAAGCGCGGTAAATTTATTAGTGACGACGGCATTGCCCTAGAGACCGCTCAAACCAAAATTATTGGCACCGGCAATGTCGACCTCGGCAAGGAACAGCTGCTCTTTGGGGTATCGCCCATCGCGCGCACCGGGGTCGGCATTAATGTCGGCGCCGCCGCGGGTTTGGTGCGGCTTGGCGGCACCTTTAGCAAGCCCAAAATAGTCGCCGACCCATCCGGGATGTTTACTTCTGGGCTGTCGACCGGCGCGGCAATCTACACCGGTGGCCTGTCTTTATTGGCGCAAGGTTTACTCAAACGCGCAATTTACGCCGGTAGCGCCTGTGACGGCGCCATTGATGAAATTCCGACGGTAGAAGAATTGCCAGAAGAGCTGTTAAAACCGCGCTTACCGGAGGCGATGCCGGACCCTGGCAGCACCGCCGTCGCCCCCACCACATCAGCAGCCCCGCAAAACTAA
- a CDS encoding methyltransferase: MSSEQSNSIASDTALMALYQQFSGMPTPAWWFADEHVAAMPLPAARADWHSYSNRCDIAGLLRRAGYPVTLADFVVPVDIPRPQTVCYRVSKEKALVNYLINQALAALPVGGSLYLAGHKNDGLHNYAKKAAALVGGTADIKKYGGAAYIATISKYAEPSGLLPDSDYTQIQEIAQSPSLYSKPGVFGWQKIDRGSALLVEQLPAFWAGFVQRPASLVDLGCGYGFITVMAAAQLPASNWLLTDNNATALLAARKNCEVSGINAQIELADCASGLNGPYDAVLCNPPFHKGFAVAGSLTDQFIGAAHRLLGRKGRALFVVNQFIPLERKAAALFASAQVLVEQDGFKVVCLSK, translated from the coding sequence ATGAGCAGTGAACAGTCAAACTCCATCGCATCAGATACCGCTTTAATGGCGCTGTATCAGCAGTTTTCAGGTATGCCTACACCGGCTTGGTGGTTTGCCGACGAGCACGTTGCGGCGATGCCTTTGCCTGCTGCGCGTGCCGATTGGCATAGCTATAGTAATCGCTGTGATATCGCTGGGCTCTTGCGGCGCGCGGGCTACCCCGTGACCTTGGCTGATTTTGTGGTGCCGGTCGACATCCCTAGGCCGCAAACAGTGTGTTATCGGGTGTCTAAAGAAAAAGCCTTAGTGAATTATTTAATTAATCAGGCACTGGCTGCCTTGCCTGTTGGTGGTAGCCTGTATTTGGCCGGTCATAAAAATGATGGCTTACACAACTATGCGAAAAAAGCGGCTGCGCTGGTGGGTGGCACGGCCGATATTAAAAAATACGGCGGCGCCGCGTATATCGCCACCATTAGCAAATACGCCGAGCCTAGTGGCCTGCTGCCAGACAGCGACTATACCCAAATACAGGAAATAGCGCAGTCGCCGAGCTTGTATAGCAAGCCGGGAGTGTTTGGCTGGCAGAAAATTGATCGTGGCAGCGCCTTGTTGGTTGAGCAATTACCTGCATTTTGGGCTGGCTTTGTTCAGCGCCCGGCGAGCTTGGTGGATCTTGGTTGTGGCTATGGATTTATCACGGTGATGGCGGCGGCGCAGCTCCCTGCAAGTAACTGGCTGCTCACAGATAATAACGCCACCGCGTTATTGGCTGCGCGCAAAAATTGTGAGGTGAGTGGGATTAACGCGCAAATTGAGTTGGCCGACTGTGCGTCAGGGTTAAACGGCCCCTACGATGCGGTGTTGTGTAACCCGCCGTTTCATAAGGGCTTTGCCGTTGCCGGGTCGCTAACCGACCAATTTATTGGCGCAGCCCACCGACTGTTGGGCCGTAAAGGTCGGGCTTTGTTCGTGGTGAATCAATTCATACCGCTGGAGCGCAAAGCCGCGGCACTGTTTGCCAGTGCCCAGGTGCTTGTTGAGCAGGACGGTTTTAAAGTCGTTTGCCTGAGCAAGTAG
- a CDS encoding pseudouridine synthase, whose product MSNISNKLLRLDRYLASVTDYSRSDAKKLIKAGEITVDGLVVRDPAQGVAANAELTLNGHSLRAARSRYIMLNKPQGYICAARDRRHQTVLDLMDEDNPERLHVAGRLDIDTTGLVLLTDDGNWSHAVTSPQRKCWKRYYVETAEVINEQAQLHFSRGVFLKDDKARTLPAELEILGERVARLKICEGRYHQVKRMFGAEGNLVTRLHREAIGDIVLDADLAEGEYRYLTAAEVASVQK is encoded by the coding sequence GTGAGTAACATCAGCAATAAACTTCTGCGCCTGGACCGTTATTTGGCCAGCGTGACCGATTATTCCCGTAGTGATGCCAAAAAACTGATTAAAGCCGGTGAAATTACCGTGGATGGCCTTGTTGTCCGTGATCCTGCCCAGGGGGTTGCGGCTAATGCCGAACTTACCTTAAACGGTCATTCGCTGCGGGCCGCCAGATCCCGCTATATTATGTTGAACAAGCCGCAGGGTTATATCTGCGCGGCGCGAGATCGTCGCCATCAAACTGTGTTGGACCTGATGGATGAAGATAACCCCGAGCGTTTGCATGTGGCTGGTCGTCTCGATATTGATACAACCGGCCTGGTGTTACTTACCGATGATGGTAACTGGTCCCACGCAGTGACCTCACCTCAACGGAAATGCTGGAAGCGCTATTACGTTGAAACCGCTGAAGTGATAAACGAGCAAGCCCAGCTGCATTTTAGTCGCGGCGTTTTTCTAAAGGATGATAAGGCCCGCACACTGCCGGCCGAACTGGAAATTTTAGGGGAGCGGGTGGCGCGCTTAAAAATCTGTGAAGGGCGCTACCATCAGGTTAAGCGAATGTTTGGTGCCGAGGGTAATTTGGTGACCCGCCTGCACCGCGAGGCAATAGGCGATATTGTTTTGGACGCCGACCTAGCGGAAGGTGAATATCGCTATTTAACGGCGGCCGAGGTTGCGAGTGTTCAAAAATAG
- a CDS encoding transglutaminase-like domain-containing protein, translating to MWLRTSCEMSFEISVPTPFILMLRLRSGRQQWVASDEYMLTPMIPVMEFTDGYGNLCQRLVAQPGPLTIYTSAEVMTADYMDQSPGAPFVDIEHLPDEVLSFLLPSRFCESDRFGQMATAIVAGKTLGYDQVKAIEDWLRNSIRFEPGNSEVPISAVEVHARQSGVCRDLSHLGIALCRSLSIPARLVVGYMYGLEPMDLHAWFEAYVGGRWYTFDATQTELRSGYVVIGYGRDAADVAIYNQFGPPVSPVVKDVRVQLLEKRYT from the coding sequence ATGTGGTTACGCACCAGCTGTGAAATGAGTTTTGAAATCTCAGTGCCGACCCCGTTCATTTTAATGCTGCGCCTACGCAGTGGACGTCAGCAATGGGTAGCCAGTGACGAATATATGCTCACGCCAATGATTCCGGTGATGGAGTTTACCGATGGCTATGGCAACCTCTGCCAGCGCTTAGTTGCTCAGCCTGGGCCTTTAACTATCTATACCTCTGCCGAGGTGATGACGGCCGATTACATGGATCAGTCGCCAGGGGCGCCGTTTGTCGATATTGAGCATTTACCAGATGAAGTCCTCAGTTTTCTTTTGCCCAGCCGCTTTTGTGAATCCGACCGCTTTGGGCAGATGGCTACTGCCATTGTGGCGGGGAAAACCTTGGGCTACGACCAAGTTAAAGCGATTGAGGATTGGCTGCGCAACTCGATACGTTTTGAACCCGGTAATAGTGAAGTGCCTATTTCTGCGGTAGAGGTACATGCCAGGCAGTCGGGGGTTTGCCGCGACTTATCACACTTGGGGATTGCGCTGTGCCGCAGCCTTAGTATTCCCGCGCGCTTGGTGGTGGGCTATATGTATGGCCTTGAACCCATGGATTTACATGCCTGGTTTGAAGCCTATGTCGGTGGCCGCTGGTATACCTTTGATGCGACGCAGACAGAGCTTCGCAGCGGCTATGTGGTTATTGGTTATGGCCGAGACGCGGCTGATGTTGCTATTTATAATCAGTTTGGCCCGCCGGTAAGCCCCGTTGTCAAAGACGTTCGCGTGCAGTTGCTTGAAAAGCGCTATACCTAA